Proteins from a genomic interval of Aspergillus flavus chromosome 7, complete sequence:
- a CDS encoding putative GTP binding protein, translated as MGSGTGQRPLSEVSPMAQRRNSPVWNQNTKMMRNSTDAYDVKSSPRLFWQGRESGSPFPKSQENQVPYDPESPFSSSKRPSIENLKRQSRVRNSNMLRDYNQEYDPTNVYVPQRPLATSRSPQKEAQSTQTSQMSNRQEAGPIGPRPPSPSKEQAPPAKSSLSRASRFGVKDMGFDPETEIWSDAENRHAKSVTFDAAPPQVNEYEMTTPDPSSIASDSREGSYESDEDEFPDISFDRDSLTDREDSFDASLEDLEKTPVVLPEDWRYMSPSSANDDLVKEDEDPFTEDEENHNPDPRPSSRQETSEKHAPVESLDSNGEPRPLPPLPGRTSFPPHPSSPSKLASAFELGSGSQRVLPSPPGPASYSKSDITEFGHSSMSLEDRLRLMKIQEDGQEDAKPEHQDIEPQSKHDDGNQGETETHSNQPKQHDSESTDETPGAAPEVFSPPHISRDSILRDLRRSESFMDDSFDESSQIPSSPHSYMNYDPDVPIPSLENDDMLDDDDYDDTNSVVIKQEEDHDNDLYDIPDYYETIPSKDSSFKSLKDKLTSDEESRYSSQQMEDDLTEKGSARNSDAGQATPVATDQDDKASSEQTPQETQAEPAPGSKMSTIKEALQRPITPEDDGQISEPSTPDSVIRHPVDDDSDTGVPSVESVPDPIATVKAPGTGLKTRPSLTPADLESMAATRRRISGQHPPPMPGLSKQPSNESEHSAPEDTTPSQPAKEVSQRQSSLVKLDIPFSIQEESLGFGLDKEFDRVIENQKVAFELSLSQLYSRAGPNRHMQESLGNNMEPIANEQIPKQRGYLMRHNTKVIIASSRNEDEPATAPGAAPTESRGTKSAIPTPRKASQQTWTTVPWNGQTRRASIRQASGIRKKPVPGPVPPLPGQQSNVQENPATIEENEPALNGALDEGEERGRLFVKVVGMKYLDLPLPRGERSYFSLTLDNGLHCVTTAWLELGKTAPVGQEFELIVQNDLEFQLTLQMKVDDEKFRVQEPPPTASPTRQKTSTFSRVFASPRKRKELDMKHQLASQQQKKTDVNAGVWERLRTLIARDGSFARAYVALSDHEKHAFGRPYTVDVACFNEWAVEDQPSSVKSKKSTSSATSQRRPPYKIGKLELQLLFVPKPKGAKDEDMPKSMNACIREMREAESVSSRSWEGFLSQQGGDCPFWRRRFFKLQGSKLTAYHETTRQPRATINLSKAVKLIDDRSSLMQKETTTKGGGRRKSAFAEEEEGYMFVEEGFRIRFGNGEVIDFYADSAADKEGWMKVLADAVGKGSSGSSQVKQWTELVLKRERSVKSGREMTDRRLDGPLPPPPVKKDKDIAPPPTSTAPAPAAAPPRAKHRYTQSQPEVRSADSRRQKARSLIF; from the exons ATGCTCCGCGACTATAACCAGGAGTACGACCCAACAAATGTCTATGTACCGCAAAGGCCCTTAGCTACAAGCCGGTCGCCGCAGAAGGAAGCGCAAAGCACGCAAACATCGCAAATGTCGAACAGGCAAGAGGCTGGCCCAATAGGCCCAAGACCGCCATCACCAAGCAAGGAACAGGCACCTCCAGCCAAGTCGTCCTTATCCCGCGCAAGCCGTTTTGGCGTTAAGGACATGGGCTTTGACCCAGAGACCGAAATCTGGTCTGATGCGGAGAACCGACATGCTAAAAGCGTCACCTTCGATGCCGCTCCCCCTCAGGTCAACGAGTATGAAATGACAACACCTGACCCGTCTTCAATCGCCTCTGATTCTCGCGAAGGCAGTTATGAGTCTGATGAGGACGAGTTTCCGGACATCAGTTTCGACCGTGACTCACTAACAGACCGCGAGGATAGCTTTGATGCGTCGCTCGAGGACCTCGAGAAGACCCCGGTCGTACTGCCAGAGGATTGGCGTTACATGAGTCCATCCAGCGCAAACGACGATTTGGTTAAAGAGGACGAAGACCCCTTCactgaggacgaggagaATCACAATCCAGATCCCCGGCCTTCGTCTCGACAAGAGACATCTGAGAAACACGCTCCCGTTGAATCGCTGGACTCCAATGGCGAGCCTCGcccccttcctcctctcccaggGCGTACATCTTTCCCGCCACATCCTTCATCCCCCAGTAAGCTGGCTTCAGCATTTGAACTCGGAAGTGGTAGCCAGCGGGTTCTGCCATCCCCTCCAGGACCAGCTTCCTACAGCAAGTCAGATATTACCGAATTTGGTCATTCCTCGATGTCGCTGGAGGACAGGCTGCGCTTGATGAAGATACAAGAGGACGGACAGGAGGATGCTAAACCAGAACATCAAGATATTGAGCCGCAGTCgaagcatgatgatggaaaTCAAGGCGAGACCGAGACTCACTCCAATCAACCGAAGCAACATGACTCTGAGTCTACAGATGAAACTCCTGGAGCTGCCCCAGAGGTCTTTTCACCACCACATATTTCCAGGGATTCCATCCTGCGTGACCTCCGAAGGAGCGAAAGCTTCATGGATGACTCATTCGACGAGTCTTCCCAGATCCCTTCCAGCCCTCATTCTTATATGAATTACGACCCAGATGTTCCGATCCCGTCACTTGAAAATGATGATATGCTTGACGATGACGATTACGATGACACCAATAGCGTGGTGAtcaaacaagaagaagaccatgacAACGATCTTTACGACATCCCCGATTATTATGAAACAATCCCGTCGAAGGATTCCTCTTTCAAGAGCTTGAAGGATAAGCTGACCAGCGATGAGGAGAGCCGCTATTCGAGCCAGCAGATGGAAGATGACTTAACAGAGAAAGGTAGCGCTCGGAATTCTGACGCAGGACAGGCGACGCCCGTGGCTACAGACCAGGATGACAAGGCTTCCAGCGAACAGACACCCCAGGAGACCCAAGCGGAGCCCGCACCTGGTTCCAAAATGTCAACCATCAAAGAGGCCTTGCAACGCCCAATAACCCCCGAGGATGACGGTCAAATATCGGAGCCCTCGACACCAGATTCCGTGATTCGTCATCCAGTCGACGATGATAGCGACACAGGAGTTCCATCGGTAGAAAGTGTTCCTGATCCAATTGCGACAGTCAAAGCCCCCGGAACTGGTCTTAAAACACGGCCGTCATTGACCCCAGCTGATCTAGAATCCATGGCTGCCACTCGCCGTAGAATAAGCGGACAACATCCCCCACCCATGCCCGGGCTCAGCAAGCAGCCATCAAACGAATCTGAGCATTCCGCCCCCGAGGATACCACACCGTCCCAGCCTGCGAAGGAAGTTTCCCAACGACAAAGCAGTCTCGTGAAGCTGGACATCCCGTTCAGCATCCAGGAAGAAAGCCTCGGCTTTGGTTTGGACAAAGAGTTCGACCGCGTCATTGAAAACCAAAAGGTTGCGTTTGAGTTATCCCTTTCCCAACTGTATTCTCGTGCTGGGCCCAATAGACACATGCAGGAGTCCCTTGGCAATAATATGGAGCCAATTGCTAACGAACAAATCCCTAAACAGAGAGGCTACCTCATGAGACATAACACAAAAGTTATCATTGCAAGCAGCCGCAATGAAGACGAGCCTGCCACTGCTCCTGGAGCTGCCCCGACAGAATCTAGGGGAACAAAGTCGGCTATACCCACACCCCGAAAAGCCAGCCAGCAAACCTGGACCACTGTGCCTTGGAACGGACAAACCCGCCGTGCAAGCATTAGGCAAGCTAGCGGAATCCGCAAGAAGCCTGTCCCTGGACCTGTGCCCCCTCTTCCAGGTCAACAGAGCAATGTTCAAGAAAACCCTGCGACAATCGAAGAAAACGAGCCCGCTTTGAATGGCGCCttggatgaaggagaagagcggGGTCGTCTATTCGTCAAAGTCGTTGGGATGAAGTACCTAGACTTGCCGCTGCCCCGAG GCGAGAGATCGTACTTCTCCCTGACACTTGACAATGGCCTTCACTGTGTTACTACGGCTTGGTTGGAACTCGGAAAGACAGCCCCAGTCGGGCAGGAATTCGAACTCATTGTGCAAAACGACCTAGAGTTTCAGTTGACTCTACAGATGAAGGTCGATGATGAAAAATTCAGAGTCCAAGAGCCTCCTCCGACAGCATCGCCCACGAGACAGAAGACATCTACTTTCAGTAGGGTGTTTGCTTCCCCTCGCAAGCGCAAGGAATTGGATATGAAGCACCAACTGGCTTCCcaacagcagaagaaaaCTGATGTTAACGCAGGTGTCTGGGAACGCCTCAGGACTCTTATTGCTAGGGACGGTAGTTTCGCTCGTGCGTATGTAGCACTGAGCGACCATGAGAAACATGCTTTTGGCCGCCCTTACACAGTCGATGTGGCCTGCTTCAATGAATGGGCCGTTGAAGACCAGCCAAGCAGTGTtaagagcaagaagagcacTTCCAGCGCTACTTCCCAACGGCGGCCTCCTTACAAGATTGGCAAGCTAGAGCTGCAGCTGTTGTTTGTCCCAAAACCAAAAGGTGCgaaggatgaggatatgcCGAAGAGCATGAACGCTTGCATTCGGGAAATGCGTGAAGCGGAGAGTGTTTCATCCCGTAGCTGGGAAGGATTCTTGTCTCAACAGGGAGGCGACTGCCCT TTCTGGCGTCGCCGCTTCTTCAAGCTTCAAGGCTCCAAATTGACCGCGTACCATGAGACGACCCGACAACCTCGTGCGACAATCAACCTCTCAAAGGCTGTCAAGCTTATCGATGACAGATCATCCCTGATGCAGAAGGAGACCACGACCAAGGGTGGTGGACGTCGCAAGTCTGCCTTtgccgaagaggaggagggctACATGTTTGTGGAAGAAGGATTCCGTATCCGCTTTGGCAACGGCGAAGTGATCGACTTCTATGCGGATAGTGCTGCCGACAAGGAAGGCTGGATGAAGGTTTTGGCCGACGCTGTGGGCAAAGGCTCTTCGGGAAGCAGTCAAGTTAAGCAGTGGACCGAGCTCGTGCTCAAGCGTGAGCGTAGTGTTAAGTCGGGACGGGAAATGACTGATCGGCGCCTCGAtgggcctcttcctcccccacccgtcaaaaaagataaagatattGCGCCTCCACCGACATCCACGGCACCGGCGCCGGCAGCCGCACCGCCACGGGCTAAACATCGCTACACCCAGTCTCAACCCGAGGTTCGCAGTGCGGACTCTCGACGCCAGAAAGCCCGCTCCTTGATATTCTAA
- a CDS encoding transcription factor TFIIE complex alpha subunit: MDLANTLIRTVVRAFYETRHILVVDALFIHSVLHAEDLAFLLGMQQKDLRKLCAKLREDRLISVNTRAEIRDGSTRPVNREYYYIPLHPVIDAIKFKISKLTSTIKAQYTPSEERKEYICLRCGAEWTELDVLSLYSEEGFECQNCGAILERTEDVKGAEGIDRTGHEKNSKLMAQLDTMLKLLKQIDSVEIPPNDFDTAWDHKIDVVRNQATHPTRAAVVVPSKKQEAVRGNTKTDAGALEISLTSSEEKSAAEQAEEAARKAAVEKQNALPVWHTHSTVSTGAGSLNTVKTETDVDVKSEIKEEEDRKPDLDALDDKVAAYYAEMEREKALQAQEDSSSAEEDSDDFDEEFEDVGGVSASDTASPAIGGAGAGPTSAPTNTTSTGIKREFDTDSGTSAPQTASATPSATDEGPAAKRVKVEPEVKKEESDEDDDEEFEDV, encoded by the exons ATGGATCTTGCGAATACACTTATTCGGACTGTGGTCCGCGCCTTCTACGAGACCCGCCACATTTTGGTCGTTGATGCGCTTTTTATCCATTCGGT ACTCCATGCCGAAGACCTCGCCTTTCTCCTAGGAATGCAGCAGAAAGACCTCCGGAAGCTATGCGCCAAATTGCGCGAGGATCGCCTAATATCAGT TAATACACGAGCAGAAATCCGAGACGGTTCAACTCGCCCCGTTAACCGTGAATACTATTACATCCCGCTACACCCGGTCATCGACGCTATTAAGTTCAAGATTTCGAAGTTAACATCGACGATCAAGGCCCAGTATACGCCGAGCGAGGAACGGAAGGAGTATATCTGTCTAAGATGCGGGGCAGAATGGACGGAACTTGATGTGCTGAGCTTGTACTCTGAGGAAGGTTTCGAATGCCAAAACTGTGGGGCTATTCTCGAGCGGACAGAAGATGTAAAGGGGGCGGAAGGGATTGACCGCACAGGCCACGAGAAGAACAGCAAGCTTATGGCTCAACTGGATACTATGCTGAAGTTGCTTAAACAAATCGATTCCGTCGAAATCCCACCAAACGACTTCGATACCGCTTGGGATCATAAGATCGATGTCGTGCGAAACCAGGCTACTCACCCGACACGAGCTGCAGTTGTTGTGCCATCCAAGAAACAGGAAGCTGTTCGCGGTAACACTAAGACCGATGCTGGCGCCCTTGAGATCTCCCTCACATCCAGCGAGGAAAAGAGCGCCGCCGAACAAGCGGAAGAGGCAGCACGCAAGGCCGCCGTGGAGAAGCAGAATGCGCTCCCGGTGTGGCATACACATTCTACTGTGTCTACAGGCGCTGGAAGTCTCAACACGGTGAAGACAGAGACGGACGTCGACGTGAAGTCCGagatcaaggaggaagaagatcgaaaGCCGGATCTCGATGCTCTCGACGACAAGGTCGCCGCCTACTATGCCGAaatggagagggaaaaggcTCTTCAGGCTCAGGAAGATTCCAGCAGTGCAGAGGAGGATTCCGACGATTTCGACGAAGAATTCGAagatgttggtggtgtttCTGCGAGCGACACTGCGTCACCGGCCATTGGCGGTGCTGGCGCTGGTCCTACCAGTGCACCTACGAATACAACGTCCACGGGAATAAAGCGCGAGTTCGATACAGATTCTGGAACCAGTGCTCCTCAAACAGCCTCAGCAACACCATCTGCTACAGATGAAGGCCCAGCAGCGAAGAGGGTCAAAGTCGAACCGGAGGTCAAGAAAGAGGAgtctgatgaagatgacgacgaggaattTGAAGATGTTTGA
- a CDS encoding pseudouridylate synthase, producing the protein MDNNEGRASGSEEADRKRKKGDLGRAEWSRQTSDKRGRLDKENEAKRQKLEKGEEVKAPIYATHFSQEDIENEQRRPKKKVAVLLGYSGTGYKGMQLSATEKTIEGDLFAAFVAAGAISKANAADPKKSSLVRCARTDKGVHAAGNVVSLKLIVEDEDIVQKINAHLSPQIRVWGILVASKSFSSYQMCDSRIYEYLMPSYCFLPPHPSTFLGKKIIEIAEKEGDLEAHKARQAEVANYWEEADAKYIQPVLDTLDEDIREVVKNAIYHEKPEDESFGTEEQSQATEGGADAATKPELTEAELAHRRKIIDAVKAVKAAYNTAKRSYRIPPARVARLQEALDKYLGTKNFYNYTIQKLYKDPSAKRHIKSFKVDPNPIIINGTEWLSLKVHGQSFMMHQIRKMVAMATLIVRCGCDPKRIVDSYGPTKIPIPKAPGLGLLLERPIFNGYSKKAEELGKKPINFEVYATEMNEFKQREIYDRIFREEEETNAFASFFNHIDHFPQEEFLYVTSGGIPAAKPATQPSAATEDAQKGRKSQREALAEIEEESEDEGNLPNNGEEGG; encoded by the exons ATGGACAATAACGAAGGAAGAGCTAGCGGATCCGAAGAAGCTGATCGCAAGCGTAAGAAGGGGGATCTGGGAAGGGCAGAGTGGAG CCGGCAAACGTCAGATAAGAGAGGACGATTAGATAAAGAGAATGAGGCCAAACGACAGAAGCTTgaaaagggagaggaagTCAAAGCTCCAATATACGCCACGCATTTCTCCCAGGAAGACATCGAGAATGAACAGAGAcggccgaagaagaaggtggcTGTACTGCTGGGATACTCTGGAACGGGCTACAAGGGAATGCAATT GAGCGCAACTGAGAAGACTATCGAGGGTGATCTCTTCGCAGCGTTTGTAGCGGCCGGGGCTATCTCCAAGGCTAACGCAGCAGACCCGAAGAAGTCGTCGCTGGTTCGATGCGCCCGTACAGATAAAGGAGTCCATGCGGCTGGTAATGTCGTGTCCTTGAAGTTGattgtggaggatgaggatattgttCAGAAAATCAACGCACACCTTAGCCCGCAGATCCGCGTTTGGGGTATTCTGGTCGCGAGCAAGTCCTTCAGCAGCTACCAGATGTGCGACTCTCGTATCTATGAATATCTGATGCCTAGCTACTGTTTTTTGCCACCACATCCCAGCACTTTCTTAGGCAAAAAGATCATAGAGATTGCCGAGAAGGAGGGTGATTTGGAGGCTCACAAGGCCCGACAGGCAGAGGTCGCTAATTACTGGGAGGAGGCCGATGCGAAGTATATCCAACCCGTTCTCGACACCTTGGACGAGGATATCCGCGAGGTCGTCAAGAATGCAATCTACCATGAGAAGCCCGAAGATGAATCATTCGGAACCGAGGAACAATCTCAAGCCACAGAGGGAGGAGCAGATGCCGCCACAAAGCCCGAACTCACCGAAGCCGAGCTAGCTCACAGACGGAAGATCATTGACGCAGTCAAGGCTGTGAAGGCTGCATACAATACCGCAAAGCGATCTTACCGTATTCCTCCCGCGCGCGTTGCCCGTTTGCAAGAGGCGCTGGATAAGTACCTTGGAACTAAGAACTTCTACAATTACACCATCCAGAAATTGTACAAGGACCCCTCTGCAAAACGCCACATCAAATCCTTCAAAGTCGACCCTAACCCGATTATTATCAATGGTACCGAGTGGCTCAGTCTGAAAGTCCACGGACAAAGTTTCATGATGCACCAGATTCGTAAAATGGTGGCCATGGCCACCCTTATAGTACGCTGCGGCTGCGATCCCAAGCGGATCGTCGATTCATATGGACCGACCAAGATCCCAATTCCCAAGGCACCCGGTCTAGGCCTTTTGCTGGAACGCCCCATCTTCAATGGATACAGCAAAAAGGCAGAAGAACTCGGAAAGAAGCCCATTAACTTCGAGGTGTATGCCACGGAAATGAACGAGTTCAAGCAAAGAGAGATATATGACCGAATCTTccgtgaagaagaggagactAACGC tttcgCTTCATTTTTCAACCATATCGATCACTTCCCCCAAGAAGAATTCCTATACGTTACATCCGGTGGTATTCCAGCCGCAAAACCTGCGACTCAACCTTCGGCTGCTACCGAAGACGCTCAGAAGGGCCGAAAGTCTCAGAGAGAAGCCCTAGCAGAGATCGAGGAAGAATCCGAAGATGAGGGCAATTTGCCCAacaatggagaagagggcGGTTAA